In the Solanum pennellii chromosome 5, SPENNV200 genome, one interval contains:
- the LOC107018872 gene encoding uncharacterized protein LOC107018872, with protein MLATYLILCILISLVLGEILVYLGICFNTQFQEPILLALSRRNSTLFVWIRILMFAIFVYWVYTSISILCSLRMFHGPINWSDGVALNLLILQSSLMGFSLFAWMVLDKLHPVIMENISVRKIIKAERKMLQERKLHMEDHRRVLQGKVAELTANMKKLKMDYQMKANKAQAEGAIVLELKNNFEEFRLKYDRLFDYNQTLRNQLQSISHEVQKIDVSNEWSNLKSKLGFPTVENNGKCVDFESASETATKYGEYPISATASSSSPRHRRPIYQF; from the exons ATGTTGGCCACGTACCTTATACTATGCATACTTATCTCCCTTGTATTGGGCGAAATACTTGTATACTTGGGGATTTGTTTCAACACCCAATTTCAAGAACCAATTCTTCTGGCTTTGTCTCGCAGAAACAGCACTTTGTTTGTATGGATACGGATATTGATGTTCGCCATTTTCGTGTATTGGGTATACACAAGTATCTCCATTTTATGTAGCTTGAGGATGTTTCATGGACCCATCAATTGGAGTGATGGGGTTGCTCTCAATTTACTAATTCTACAATCTTCTCTCATGG GATTTTCACTATTTGCATGGATGGTGTTGGACAAATTGCACCCTGTAATAATGGAGAACATATCTGTTAGGAAGATTATCAAGGCTGAAAGAAAAATGCTTCAGGAAAGGAAATTGCATATGGAGGATCATCGTAGAGTTTTACAGGGTAAGGTTGCAGAATTGACAGCTAACatgaagaaactgaaaatgGATTATCAGATGAAGGCTAATAAGGCTCAAGCTGAAGGAGCTATCGTGTTGGAATTAAAGAACAACTTTGAAGAATTCCGTCTTAAATATGATCGTTTGTTTGATTACAATCAAACACTTCGGAACCAGTTGCAGTCAATAAGCCACGAGGTCCAGAAAATTGACGTGTCAAATGAATGGTCTAATTTGAAATCCAAGCTTGGGTTCCCAACAGTTGAAAATAATGGAAAATGTGTAGATTTTGAGAGTGCATCGGAAACAGCAACAAAATATGGTGAGTACCCTATCTCCGCCACTGCTTCATCATCCTCGCCCAGACACCGCAGACCAATTTATCAATTTTGA